The genomic stretch aaaaatacactttcagtttcatgatgaaaaccagaagtggtttttctttttgctttttacagcattttggaggcatggggaggcttgcagagagggtcatgggctccccagaccctccagagagccatagcaactcccaggtaagttttaaaaaaccctccccccccaccccacagcagcATGGTTGTGGCAGTCACatcacctctccctccctccacaaacatcagtttccaaactctccctgagagtttgggaaccaccgctgtAATGTCTAGCACCAGCAGTCATACAGTCTTTTCAGACTAAGAACTGCTTCCACATCAGCTTCTTTTTCTTGGTAGCTGTCACCACCATTGTGAATCCCTTCCATGCAAGATGGAATACTTTATGATAGATGTTGCTACAGGAAAAAATAAACGTTGAACAGGCTGTTTCCAACCTCTCCCATGTGAGATAATGTGTAGACTGGTACTCGCTCACTTGGTACAATCGCATTATCTGGGGTACCAAGAACAGGGATGATTCtcctgttcttgtttgttttccaGCCTGAAGTTGATGGAAGGGGACATCTCAAAAtgccgttccccccccccatcacccgGGTGATTCTTGTATAATGCATTTCTGTGTTCCCTGTTTTAGAGGAAAAATGATTCACCAGTTCTTTTCCATTTCTTTGTTAACACTGTTTCCTAGTGCTTGCCCCACCTGCTTCCAGAGCTTGTGACTCAAGCATTCTCTGAAATATTGCATATTCACTCTACCCAGCTCTCAGCATCTGTCATATGCCAGTGCCCAGACAAAAGCACTTAGTGTACTGAATAAATAACTGTTTGACAAACACAATTAACAGTcctcccagaatggcttcttGTTTGTGCTCTCTTCTATCCTAATGGTTTAAAACTTCCAATCAGCCCTAAAAGAGGGtgtttattatttctttttattattatcagCATTCTTATTTTTCAGTTATATAGTTGGCCTGTAGTTGATGACTACGCAAGAGAAGTAAGCTTTGTGAAGTTGATCTGTACTTCCTATGAATTCTAGAATGGTCATCATGATTAACTTTGGGGGTAGATCTCTTGACAATGCAACAGAAAATGTTGAAAAGGTTGAGTGATGCACATACAATTAAGGTCTGCTTAAAGGTAAATTCAGCCTCTCTGTGGCCAGCTCCAAACATATCTTTTGTGTGGTTTAACACTGAAAAGTTGCTTTCCATGTACTTCACCTGACTAAGTTGAAAGATTCTCTCTTGCTAGTGCTGTGTAGTCCTGATTGACTTCTGGTGCTGGTGTAGTGAGTATCTGCATTATTAGTCTGAAAAACATAGAAAATGATTTTAATTGCTGCAACCCCCTTATATAGTGCCCCTTAGTAGACCAAAGCACTTGACTTCAAGAAGCAGTTCTGCAGTTTCATAGATGAAACCAACATGCTTTGAACGTAATTATCTTTTATTTCATGTTATATCAGGCCCGTTTTGTGAATACAGCTACATTAACGCGGGCATTTTGAGTTTAAGTTCTACAAGGAAATTGCGCAGGCTGCAGTTGTTTTGAAAACCAGCCTGTGTACTGAATTTTGCATACAGTGAACATTTATCTTCGATTCAAGTCAGTGCAGTTACCCAAACCCTCATTTCACTCTCTGTGGGTTTAACGTAGCAATCACCAAGGTGCGACACCTCTTGTCCTGGCAAAACGAAGAGGAGTCAATAAAGATGTGATCCGATTGCTGGAATCTTTGGAGGAGCAGGAAGTGAAGGGATTCAACCGAGGAACTCACTCAAAGCTGGAAACTATGCAGACGGCTGAAAGTGAAAGGTATTGCCAGAAACTGTGTTGATACTACTTTACTGGCTTAGCATAGCTGAGCGAGTTGTCATATTTGGCATTTGTTCTGTATAATGGAAAAGGTCAAGGCTCCTTGTCAGACAAGTTTTCACAGAACTTGTATTTGGTGAAAATGTTTGGGCTTCAGTCTTTAATTTGATTTTCAGGGGAAGGAGTTTTTTATGGTCGAGGCTTCTGTGTGGCCTCTAGACTTCAACAGTCACCTAAAATCAGGTAGACCGTGTTCTCACTAAAGCTGTAAACCTCCATGTGGGCTGTACCCCTTCAGCCTGCATGTGGGGGCTCACATGATTGAATGTTTCTTCATCCATCTGTAACCCCTTAACACGCTTACATTCCTACCCTTGGAAACCGAGCTCTTGGGAAGAAAGTTTCTGACCTGACTTTTTCACTAAAAAAACCTGTTTTGTGTGTGCCTAGGCGTAAGCTCCTACTACCTTCAGTCTGAATGGACCTTTGTAACTGCATTGTaatgccctggtatccacagggattccattctggaacgaacacacacacacaccacgaTTAACTGAAACTGTGTATACCAGGGAATGCCACCCCCTCTGGACGCAAGGGGAGCTGAGTACCCCTTGTCACTGGGGAGGCACACGCAGGGAGAGCGCATGGGGGGCCCTTGTGGACCcgatccacggataagtgaatcagATACAGGGCCTTCctgtatgcttttaaaaatactgaaGAAATCCTCTTGCTTTCCCTCATCTTCACTATAGAACTTACATAACCTTATATAGCTATAGCTTTCTAAACAGTGCACCAGCCAGCAATATTTTAAGGATCAGAGCTTTGCGTGACAACAGCAGGCATACCTAGCACTCAAACACATACTTTTTTGTATGTCTTGTAGCTGACTAGTGTAATATAAATGGGAGACTGCTGCTAGGGTCTTATATCTTGCTAAACGTTCTTTTTCCGGAGACTCAAGATTTCTCCTATTTTCTTTGGTTCTCCTCTGCCCATCAGATTAATTGCTACTTGCAGTTCTTCTAGCAGCAAAAGTTTCTAAAGAAGTGGGCAAATGTGGCTCCTTTCTCTGGTTAAGTGAACATATGGGTCTATATGGGGTGTGATTGTAGGTGCTGGAACCTTGAGGGTGTTCCCTGCTTATGTACATAGCCTCAGAGAGAGCTAAAACTGATGGCCAGCCACTGTGTTGGTAGCAACATTTCACAAAAATGCAGCCTGTTTTTCTTAGCAGCAGTAATAACATCTGGGATTTATTTCTCTTCCAAGTTCTTCCAAAATAGCCAGTATTCAGGCGTATGCTACCATTTTAGTGTCAGTAACTTCATTTGGCTTCAGTGGAAAATAACACAGGtggtttcttggggggggggggaactttttCTGTTTTCAAACGAAACAAGCCTAGTTTGTTTTCAGTAACCATGTGACCTTTCAATTTAGATTACATTGTACCTTATTTAACCTCTATAGCAGTTACAGATTAACTGGCTGATTCTTAATTTGTGAACATTCCTGTTGTGCACCAATGGATACCTGTTTTAAAAAGCGCCCTAGTTTGTTTGGGGAGTTAATGAGAAGGATGAGATGATGGGATTCTGTCCTAGTGAATAAACAAAACAGATTTTCAGAGACGTAAATGTTTTGAAAACCAAATGTAAGGactcgcatctcaaaaaagacatagtggaaatggaaaaggtgcaaaagagagcaactaagatgattatggggctgaggcaccttccttacgaggaaaggctacggcgtttgggcctcttcagcctagaaaagagacgcttgaggggggacatgattgagacatacaaaattatgcaggggatggacagagtggatagggagatgctctttacactctcacattacaccagaaccaggggacatccactaaaattgagtgttgggagagttagaacggacaagagaaaatatttctttacacagcgtgtggttggtctgtggaactccttgccacaggatgtggtgacggcatctggcctggatgcctttaaaaagggattggacaagtttctggaggaaaaatccattacggggtacaagccatgatgtgtacgcgcaacctcctgattttagaaatgggctatgtcagaaggccagatgcaagggagggcaccaggatgaggtctcttgttatctggtgtgctccctggggcatttggtgggctgctgtgagatacaggaagctggactagatgggcctatggcctgatccagtggggctgttcttatgttcttatgactctttATTCTGAATACCAGACCCTTTTTGCATGTTGCTCCTCTTTTTCTGACAGCCTGAATTTACATTTAGCACTAGTGTAGCATAGAGGGCCATAGCCTTACATCTCCAGAATCCTGAATGAAAACTTAAACTTTATTGAATTAAACAAAACATCTCTAACACACTTGCTTGTAGAGTCATAAGGCAAAACACGCAGGCAACATCTGATCCGGTTGCTCAGTAAGAAGTGAATATTCTCCTGCCTTCCAGACTTCTTGTCAGTGAATTTTTAATTGGGTTGTGCCAAATATTCTCATCCAAACATTTTTAGTGCAAAAATAGCACATTCAAGAGGCACAAGTGTAGCCTTTTCCTGGCTGTTGGCAGCCATCATTCCCCCTCTCTGCTATTCCTTTCTTGTAATTTTGAGTGACTCTTTACCATGTGATCCTCACCAGTTGTGAATTACATAGCAAGGTTGATGTCACAGGTCTACATAACAAATCAGATTGGCCACATGCCTTAATCACAAAGGCAGTTATAATTGAGTGCAGGAAGCATTATCCTCCTCTTGAATGGGGCAAACATTTTTGCCTGTTTGCAACTTCTTTCCCTATGAAAAATTACCGAAAGGGAATGCTTTTCCTAAGAGGAATCCCTTTTATGAAAAATTCAGCACTCGTATTTTGTCTTGGCCCTAGTGCAAAGCCTTTTGGGATGATTGACAAGCACATGGCACTAAAAAAATCTATTGTACTTTTCAACTTGAATTACTTTCATCATAAGGAGTGATGAATTGGGTTATTTAAGAGGAAGGGATTTTCCCTCCTAAGCTTTGTATAGCATAATAATAAGTGTTGAGAGCATAAATGTGGCAGTTGTGTTGGCCACCTGTACAATAGTGTCACCCCTCGAATGCCTGAAGCAAACCTAAGGTCAGGCAATTGCTAGGGAGCTGTGAGCCCATCAAGACCTCCTGGTGTATGTCCCTGAGTGGGTTAGGgatttcttgtttttgttttgtaaaactATTTTTACAATGATCTTCTGAGTTCTTTGAACTGAGTTGTAACACTGATATGATCATAGTAAAGATGATTGCCTCATAAAGTGTGAAGAGGCTTGGAAACTTGAATCTGTCTCTTCCATGTCCAAATGCAACCCTAATCTCTGCCCCCTTGCACAATTATTAGCAAGTATCAGGTTGCATCTGTATGTGTGCGCTGAACTTATTTATACCTTTTAATTCTTTTTAGTGCAATGGAAAGCCACTCGCTTCTCAATCCAAACCTCCAACAAGGCGAAGGAGTTCTCTCCAGTTTCCGAACAACCTGGCAAGAGTTTGTGGAAGATCTTGGCTTCTGGCGGGTGCTGCTCTTGATCTTTGTCATCGCCTTGCTCTCCCTGGGGATTGCATACTATGTCAGTGGAGTGCTTCCTTTTGTAGAAAACCAGCCTGAACTGGTTCACTAAGGGCAGTGTAAACAGTATCTTTACATTATTTTTAGCTTCTTGGTTTGTTTTCCTCAGTGCAACAGTGTATGTACTGTTGGCGTTTATATATGTTCCTGTGTATAGAAGTAGCCCTTTTAAAAGAGAGATGCGTTAATTTCAACTAGACAGTGCTAAATTTTAAAGCTACCTCTGACAAGTTTTGGCTTTGAAATGGAATTTGTCTCTACTAATAATGTACTGTGATGTAAAAGGCCCTGAAACGCATGTTCTTGAGAAGGAAGATGTCTGAATATGGGACCATGGAGTCAAAACTAATTGCTATATTGCTAGGGCATGTCTGTCCTTGTAGATATCTTATGGTGATAAGACAGAAATGTAACAGTATAATTCTACAAAAGCATTCAGTGTTTCATTTTTGTTAACATACATGTTTTTATGAAGTAGCACTACATAAACTTTTTGCTTCCTTTAAATTTCACTTTAAATTGTTGGTCCTTTGTGTATTAGTTTAAGATAACTGCATAATTGTATCTAAATTCACTTGGCAAAACTAATAAATCCTGTGAAATTGCTTTTGCTTTAACATTTGTGGAAGAAAACATTGAATGGCATCTTGACTAGTAGTTCCACCATCAGAAGCTTTCTTTATTAATAGGAGGAGCATTCCATTTGTGTAACAGATCCTTGTACAAGTGGAATGTACCTTTCATTGATGGAGCAAGCTTCTCTTGGTGCAGTGAGCTCCTGAGAAAGGAAAAGATGCCACCTGAAACTTCAAAATGCCTTTTTTTTAATTGGGCGAAACGAACTTTTCTAAACTTGACAAAAAGCAGTCTAGCCATTTGAAAAACTCATGCAAGGTGTTCTGAAAATTTATCTCTGAAAAATGTCTTTGGGTAGTATAATAGGAGCTAGTAAAGAATACTTATCCCATTGAAGTACCTTTAGAAGGCTTGTTGGTGAAAAGAGATCTACtgctctgacttccaaatccttcAGAAAGCACTTAAAAGAAACTTAAGGGTGCACTAACTTAAGGAAGTACAGAATGTCCTACCATCTTAATATACGAGATGACTGtacactaatagcccaatcctgagctctgcacaccgGCTTAtcactggcgcacactgtcacaaatgtgccataagacatgtttgcaagGTTTAGCACCagctcagtgccagagctagcccagtgcaagcttgTACTGGGTTAGAGCTGGTGGAAAGCTGATGCTCCGCTACTCAGCGGTTGCCCAAACCGCAGGTCAGTGAAGAGATAGGTGGGGGTGTGTAGcgaagtgggaaggaggcattccgaggtgggagagggtggggaggaggcatgctgggagggAGCGGATGGAAGGACGGGACAAGTGGAGCTAGGGGACGagcgtccccttcccccaaggagtcgcCGGTGGCTCCCATCTGCACGCAGGATGCCACCGCAGCCGTTTTTAGCACcgtggcagccctgcactccaggcagctcaggattgggctgttagtcccctaCTTATGGAGAGGTGGGGTTTCAGAGGTCTGTTTGTAACTTGAAACCAGAATAGGTGGCACCTGTTGCACCTGCATGAAAGACCAGCAAAGGATGTACTGTGCCTATGTGAAAGCACCAACGCTGATATCCATAACTTCAGTGTCTGTAATTTGTGAAGCATGTGTATATGTAAACTGAAATCAGCACCACTACTACAGATGTATTGTCCTTTAAATTTTCACTGTGACTTTAGGATCTGATTAGTACAGTATAatgtgggcaggtcagatgttTTAATGATGCATGAGGATCAATCCGGCAATGGTTTCTTCCTGTACAGGTTTGTACATTTGTCTCTCCTGTTAAACTAAATCCTGGCAAGAGAACTAATTGTGGTCTCATTCTGCCTGCAACTGCAACAGACATGGATCCAAATGAGTAACACAAAGTAAGCATTTTTTACTTGAAAACTGAAGCATGTAATTGAGCATACTGTAGTTGGTGAAAGTAGGCCCTTCCTATTTATTGTTTTGACAGTAATCTGGAGATAAAAATTTGGGGGGGTTCAGGGTAAGTTTCTGTTCtaaactgaaaaacaaaataattcaagAAGCAATCAGCAACTTAAAAAACAATCTCTACTGTTCACTTACACCTGTTTTGGAGTCCTCTTAATATGTTGTATATCATATGAAatggatccagccaaagttaagccaGTGATTTCAAGATAAATTTTAGCATGTGCTTAAGTTTAGCTGAATCATTTTTGGACCATGTACAGTATATCAGACTGATCCCAAGACTGGAATACAAATGAACTTCTTGTGATCATTAATTTGGTATAAGCAAGTTTTAACTGGGGAATTATAAGCTAATTATAGAAGTTAATATAGATAtttcttttgaaaagcaagtATCTATATTTGTTTCATTAAtgattttcttttctattttgtgCTTCTGTAATTTTCATGGCATTCTAAGCATGAATAAAAGTGTTCAAGATGGTTAtgtctcttgtgtgtgtgtgtgtgtgtggctggccCAGAACTATGCACTCTGTAATTCTAATGACATCTTGCAGTGGCTATTCTGAAATATTTCAGAAGGAAGTatctcttccctctctgattgaAGCACTTGTAACTTTTTGTTACATAGCCTCTATGCCTGAATGTGGTTATTTTGGATTCTTATGAGGCTTTCTTatagatttattatttaataataatagacagaggctctcctggttcggaaatcctcaatgcaggtgctggattatcggcttgctctgaatggggttgcactccctctgaaggagcaggttcgcagcttgggagtcctcctggactcgcagctgctcctggattcccaggtggcggctgtggctggggggccttcgctcagcttcggctggtgcgccagttgcggccgtacttggatcgtgcagacctggccacggtgatccatgccacggtgacatcgaggttagattattgtaacgcgctctatgtggggctgcccctgaagacggtttggaaactgcaattagtgcagaatgcggcagcctgtgtggtcactggagctaggcggtttgactctgtcagtccgcttctccgggggcaacattggctgcccattagtttccgggcccaattcaaggtgctggttttgacctttaaagccctatactgctctgggccaggatatcttagagaccgcctactcccgtacaatccggctcaccctctcaggtcatcagagaaggcctttttacaagtgccgccacccaaggaggtccgggggggcggctgcaagaaatagggccttctcggtagtggcaccaacattatggaactcccttccccttgacttgagaatggctccctctcttgagagtttccggcgaggcctgaagacactgctgtttacacaagccttctgattctttggccttttaaacattttttacacattttgtagtttttacaggcctgattcctctgtaacttgctcttttgtactctttttattctgtcttttaatctgactactgttttttaaggtcgctgttaatgtgtttttaatgtttttatctgctatttgtcttaatttatgtttttaaatgtgttttttatatgttgttagccgccctgggtccctttagggagaagggcgggatataaataaagtttattattattattattattattattattattattattattttaaagtgTACAGTAGTTAGAAATTAATATAGTGGCTTTCAGTGGGAAGCAATCTATATAACACTTCCCGTGTTTCAGTATGTATTAAATGCTACTGAAATGAGACCAGCTGGCCCATGCTATTGGCAGAATTAAACCAGGCAAATCCTAAGGATGAAGTGACTTGttttaatatgtcagtttcagtATTTTATACCCATATGGGGGATGTGATAGAGGGGAGTCTTGTTTTCCTTCAATCTTTTATTCCAGTAAACATAAAATTCCAAAGTAAGTGACTTTAGTTTGGTGACAACTTTTTGGAAGGTTTATTTCCATTTCTTAAATATGTAGATTTCACAGAGTCATTGAATAACACTGTATTGCACACCCACTCTGCTTTTCAGCAGAAGTTCACACATTGGTTTAcccagcaaaataaataaaaaaatgattCCCTGTCAGAAAAGGTTTTGCAATTTTAAGAGATTCAAAAGTGACTTGGCAGAGGAGGTTGCAGGACATGAGGATGCTGGTTGGGGCTATTGAGGCCAATCAGTGCATGATGGGTGTGTTCATGAAGAGGCATACTGCTCTCATGGACTGtccaagcctccactgccacaAGCTGAGGAAGGGGGAAGCACTAGCAGGTTGCTGCATTGAGAATCCTCccgtcctcccctgccctgtgcaCTTTGCCACATATCAACCAACCCATTTGCTGGCActtgttttgtgtgtatttgtAATTATCTGTTATGTAGAAATGCAGTGcttgttttgtgtgcatgtgttaaTAGCTGATGGAACGCAGTAATCAGACAGATTTATTTTGGAATGTTTATTAACAGGTGACTTGGCAGTAaacgtttttaaaaataaacctttgttccaaaaaaaaccctcctgtctgtATTTGAACCACTAATTAATCCAGCCCCTCAGTTCTAAAGTAGCTGCAGAGCTTGTCTCTGACCTTTTAAGCAGATTCCAGTTCTGACCCATTACTGCAGGATTTGGGAAAGGGGGCTTCTCCACCTGCTTGATATAATGACTGCAATATCTGGCTTCCCCACCCTCCCAAACAGAATAGTTGTTAGACCAGGAGGTGTGCTGATCTCAGAAGGTCAACCTTCATACATGCTAGCACATGCACCCCCAAAAGGTTGGAGGAGGAGGCCCCCAGGTCCCTGGGGAAGGCCTGGGACTTGTTTctcccaaacaaaaaaaagtgtgGTTTTTACACCACTCTCCTCCCTTTGCCTGTTCCCCATTGAGAAGTTTCCTGTCCTTGTTCTTTCCTGTTTCAGTTCCCATAACTAGAAGTATGGGGAGGCAAAGCTGAGGTATGCTTGACTGGCCTCACTGAATATGCATGAATTGACTAATTGAATAAACCCCCCAGATTGAACATGAGTTGTAAATTCCATGTGAGTTGAAACTCAAGGATGTGGTCATAGATATAATTTCCCATGTAGTAACTGCACTTCTGCTATGGGCCTAAGGATTAAGCAACTTGGTAATATATTGGCTTTAATCTTTCCATGGAATGAAAACAACAAGAGCTGTTGATTTTGGATGCTACCCTTATAATTACCCTTGGGTTTAAGACACTATTTAAGTTGCTTTGGAAAACCTTACTCATCcttgtcctttttttccccaaaatgctaTTTGAGGTGAAGTTTTGTCTCTTTCCTATTTGTGAGAAACTATTCTTGTGGCTGCATTCATCACCTGTTTGTTGCACAATATCCAAGGAAACTGTAGTGTGTTGCTTCTCTAGTTTAGTAGCACTATCCATACCATATATGCTTACATGAGACAGGAACAATCTCATTTCACACATACCATTTCATTTACATACGAACCAGAACACATGCACATGTTATGCTGGTGGCTCTCAATGGAGAGAAGCATTCAAAAAGAGGCATGGACAGGGGAGTTGCATGTTGCTTCCTCACTCCTTGTTATTTCTTATTTGAACAAGGAAATGGAATGCCATAAAGTTAAAGCACATGTATTATTttgctgcatcagaccaaagATCCAAACCACTCCAAAAGTGGGCAGTCCCTGAGAAGCCTCAAGCAAGAACATGATGAAAATAGCTTTGCCCCTTGTTCTAAATATGTAATAATGGTTTATTACATAGAATCCTAATCTTTCTTCCATTCTATAGAATTCCCAGGTAATCTATGTACTACTATTGTAATAAAAAACATAGGTCAGTGGGTGGAGCAAAggtattttacagcacaatcctaggtgtgcctactcagaagtatgctccATTCTGTTCATTGGGATTGCTcccaagtatgtatgtatgtatttatttatttatttatttgtaatttgcctttctccccggagggcacccaaggccctCCCACACCCAAGTAAGTatgttttggattgcagccttaacgaCTGCTCTTCCACATACCTTTGTTAGTTTTAAGCAAACAAAATCTTTCTTTTTGTTTCTATCTCCCCACACAAACTCCTGCTTTGAATCAAAGGACACAGTGCCACTTTTCTCTTGGCAGGTTTTTTTTCTAATCTAGTTAGTAGTCCTTATCAGAGAAGCATCTCCATCACTGTATTGCTTGGTGAACATTTCCATGCTGTTAAACAAAAACTGAGGACTGGATAAGTTAACATCTTTGGCACAGTCCATCTCTGGATTACTTTTCTCCAGGATGACTTCTTAACAGCTGACCTGTCTGCTGATTTTTCATTATGAAATGTTTTcagaacacacatacacacacccataAATTTTAGAGTTCTATAAAGCAGACGCCTTGCTTGGGACCAGACAAAAGGTTAGTAAAATTGTTTACAGGAATTGGAGAGGACAATGAAAAGCACAGTTTGACCATACTTTTTATGTGGGCGATTCCATTTTGCCAGTCTTATTGCTTTTAGGACTCCTAATCCTTTTCCCATTTATGGTGTTTGGGATGAACCCTTGAAGCAGCAGATGGATAACAGTGCTTTTAAATTGACAGCCTGTTTCTGAGCTGGTACGAATTGTGGTTAGAATCAAAGTCTTATGGGTTTTATTTTTTGACTTACAGCCTCAAAACTGTTAAGAGCTGCTGCTTCACTGGGATGATGTCCAAGAGTGTAGCAAATGGAAAGCATACCACTACAATAATCTCCATGGAGATCCTGTTCAGGCCAATCCTTTTTCTGCCTGCCTTTTCCATGAGGACCATTGCAAAGCTTTACATTGAGGCACAGTTGACTTCTCTGACACATCAATGACAAAAAGTGAGAACTCCATAATCAACCTGCATGGCTTGACCTGGCTTGAAAAGAGGCTGTGCACAAGCCCTTTTTGTTCCTAGCATAAACATCCATTAACTCAAGGATTAGAACGAGAGACCCATACTTCTATCCTGACATCAGAGCACAACTCCTAGAGGTAATTTTGACTAATCACAGGTGTCCTGGTATATGGTTAATTAATAAGAACAACCACATAGGAGGAGCTTGGATCAaacaaaagtccatctagtccagtatcctg from Tiliqua scincoides isolate rTilSci1 chromosome 4, rTilSci1.hap2, whole genome shotgun sequence encodes the following:
- the ANKRD46 gene encoding ankyrin repeat domain-containing protein 46 isoform X1; the protein is MSYVFVNDSSQTNVPLLQACIDGDFNYSKRLLESGFDPNIRDSRGRTGLHLAAARGNVDICQLLHKFGADLLATDYQGNTALHLCGHVDTIQFLVSNGLKIDICILEAWGGLQRGSWAPQTLQRAIATPSNHQGATPLVLAKRRGVNKDVIRLLESLEEQEVKGFNRGTHSKLETMQTAESESAMESHSLLNPNLQQGEGVLSSFRTTWQEFVEDLGFWRVLLLIFVIALLSLGIAYYVSGVLPFVENQPELVH
- the ANKRD46 gene encoding ankyrin repeat domain-containing protein 46 isoform X2: MSYVFVNDSSQTNVPLLQACIDGDFNYSKRLLESGFDPNIRDSRGRTGLHLAAARGNVDICQLLHKFGADLLATDYQGNTALHLCGHVDTIQFLVSNGLKIDICNHQGATPLVLAKRRGVNKDVIRLLESLEEQEVKGFNRGTHSKLETMQTAESESAMESHSLLNPNLQQGEGVLSSFRTTWQEFVEDLGFWRVLLLIFVIALLSLGIAYYVSGVLPFVENQPELVH